In Microbacterium enclense, one genomic interval encodes:
- a CDS encoding sulfurtransferase, which yields MSSILTTALELHDALAAGVFPGGGAVRVLDVRWRLDRPDGRPEYLRGHIPGAQYVDLDHDLAAHGAPTEGRHPLPPIEALQASARRWGIDKGDTVVVYDDLKNMSSARAWWLLRFAGVSDVRLLDGALRAWTDAGFPLDDGDAQIPAPGSITLSYGALPSLGLDDVGPFAETDLLLDARAGERYRGEVEPIDPRAGHVPGAVSAPTTENVDDQGRFHSAEDLRSRFRMLGAEDGMSVGVYCGSGVTAAHQAVALTLAGFEPRVFPGSWSQWSNHPELPVATGPEPR from the coding sequence ATGTCTTCGATCCTCACGACTGCTCTCGAGCTGCACGACGCCCTCGCCGCGGGGGTCTTCCCCGGAGGCGGGGCCGTCCGAGTGCTCGACGTGCGATGGCGTCTGGACCGCCCCGACGGGCGCCCCGAGTACCTCCGCGGCCATATCCCGGGGGCGCAGTACGTCGACCTCGACCACGATCTGGCCGCGCACGGCGCGCCGACGGAGGGACGGCACCCCCTCCCACCCATCGAGGCGCTGCAAGCGTCCGCGCGACGCTGGGGCATCGATAAGGGTGACACGGTCGTCGTCTACGACGACCTGAAGAACATGTCGAGCGCGCGCGCCTGGTGGCTTCTGCGCTTCGCCGGAGTTTCCGACGTCCGCCTGCTCGATGGGGCCCTGCGCGCGTGGACCGACGCGGGTTTCCCCCTCGACGATGGGGATGCCCAGATCCCGGCGCCCGGCAGCATCACGCTGTCATACGGTGCTCTGCCGTCACTGGGCCTGGACGACGTGGGCCCCTTCGCCGAGACCGACCTGCTGCTCGACGCCCGCGCGGGCGAGCGCTACCGCGGGGAGGTCGAGCCGATCGACCCGCGCGCCGGCCACGTGCCCGGGGCGGTCAGCGCGCCCACGACCGAGAACGTCGACGACCAGGGCCGATTCCACAGCGCGGAGGACCTGCGATCGCGTTTCCGGATGCTCGGCGCCGAAGACGGCATGTCGGTGGGTGTCTACTGCGGATCCGGGGTCACGGCGGCGCACCAGGCGGTGGCCCTGACGCTGGCCGGCTTCGAACCGCGCGTGTTCCCGGGGTCGTGGAGCCAGTGGTCGAACCACCCCGAGCTGCCGGTCGCCACGGGGCCGGAGCCCCGCTGA
- a CDS encoding DUF4188 domain-containing protein, giving the protein MASINSGRMTHDYTGELIVFHIGMTINKWWRPDQWMPLMGDMPRMLRELSMDPDSGLLGFTMLLGSRGPHLVQYWSSLDKLYAYASSPAQEHRPAWTRFNKRARTAPGAVGIWHETHVVERAETIYVATPTMGLPKATGIIPVTSRHDRARARVSDGLTRAAANAAGPVATEAP; this is encoded by the coding sequence ATGGCATCCATCAATTCGGGTCGAATGACCCACGACTACACGGGCGAGCTGATCGTCTTCCACATCGGGATGACGATCAACAAATGGTGGCGACCGGACCAGTGGATGCCCCTCATGGGCGACATGCCGCGGATGCTGCGCGAACTCAGCATGGACCCCGACTCGGGGCTGCTCGGATTCACGATGCTGCTGGGATCGAGAGGACCGCACCTCGTGCAGTACTGGTCGTCGCTCGACAAGCTCTATGCCTACGCCTCCTCCCCTGCGCAGGAGCATCGACCGGCGTGGACGCGCTTCAACAAGCGCGCACGGACCGCACCCGGCGCCGTCGGGATCTGGCACGAGACGCACGTCGTCGAACGCGCCGAGACGATCTACGTCGCCACCCCCACGATGGGACTCCCGAAAGCGACGGGGATCATCCCCGTCACGTCACGGCACGACAGGGCTCGAGCGCGCGTGTCGGACGGGCTGACGCGGGCAGCGGCGAACGCCGCGGGGCCGGTCGCGACCGAGGCACCGTGA
- a CDS encoding MerR family transcriptional regulator, whose translation MRISELSAQSGVPVATIKYYLREKLLPEGERSSPTQASYGAAHVQRLGVIRALVDAGVGIAGVRKVVGVLEEPPENPYDLLGAANAAVTPAITADVDLGPAIVLLERMGGSPQACFPDQVAAVAQALAALDRAGFTVPEPVMAAYLENLSAIAEAELSATPDTSIEDAVRYVVLGTALVEPLILALRRVAEQVAASRRFRTG comes from the coding sequence GTGCGAATCTCGGAACTGTCCGCGCAAAGCGGTGTGCCTGTCGCGACCATCAAGTACTACCTGCGTGAGAAGCTGCTGCCGGAGGGGGAGCGATCATCTCCCACCCAGGCGTCTTACGGGGCGGCCCACGTGCAGCGCCTCGGCGTGATCCGTGCGCTCGTGGACGCCGGCGTCGGAATCGCGGGGGTCCGCAAAGTGGTCGGCGTGCTCGAGGAGCCGCCCGAGAATCCGTACGACCTGCTCGGGGCGGCCAACGCCGCCGTGACCCCGGCAATCACCGCCGACGTCGACCTCGGTCCCGCCATCGTTCTGCTCGAACGCATGGGGGGAAGCCCGCAGGCCTGCTTCCCCGATCAGGTCGCCGCGGTCGCACAGGCTCTCGCCGCGCTGGATCGTGCCGGATTCACCGTCCCGGAGCCGGTCATGGCGGCCTACCTCGAGAACCTCTCGGCGATCGCCGAGGCCGAACTCTCCGCGACGCCGGACACGTCGATCGAGGATGCCGTGCGCTACGTGGTCCTCGGCACCGCCCTCGTCGAGCCGCTCATCCTCGCGCTTCGACGGGTGGCGGAACAGGTCGCCGCGTCGCGCCGCTTCCGCACGGGGTGA
- a CDS encoding DUF4287 domain-containing protein, whose product MSFQAYLDNIETKTGLTPRQFVALAEERGFGPGTKATPILEWLKDDYDLGRGHGMALVHVITKGPKISDTHVGRPGPHGDKSDELWLDGAASNPNA is encoded by the coding sequence ATGTCATTCCAGGCCTACCTCGACAACATCGAGACGAAGACGGGGCTCACCCCGCGCCAGTTCGTCGCCCTCGCCGAAGAACGCGGATTCGGACCCGGCACCAAAGCGACGCCGATCCTCGAGTGGTTGAAAGACGACTACGACCTCGGTCGCGGGCACGGGATGGCGCTCGTGCACGTGATCACCAAGGGGCCGAAGATCAGCGACACCCACGTCGGGCGACCCGGCCCGCACGGCGACAAGAGCGACGAACTGTGGCTCGACGGAGCGGCGTCGAACCCGAACGCCTGA
- a CDS encoding GNAT family N-acetyltransferase, whose product MRRTHLATERLVLREWTRSDADQAFLFDMYRRPEVRQYLGNGQVMGDPGEVEPLLDRWMGSADGILGVRAVETRDGRRLGSVLLKRIPWSKTVSDGRPEDIEIGWHFHPDAWGSGYATEAATAVLAVARDGGISRVVAVTNPANSASGAVAERIGLRAVGETDDYYDTTCALYVGEAGA is encoded by the coding sequence ATGCGCCGGACGCACCTCGCCACGGAGCGCCTGGTATTGCGGGAGTGGACCCGGTCGGATGCCGACCAGGCGTTCCTCTTCGACATGTACCGCCGCCCGGAGGTGCGACAGTACCTCGGCAACGGCCAGGTGATGGGCGATCCCGGCGAGGTGGAACCGCTGCTCGACCGGTGGATGGGGTCCGCCGACGGCATCCTGGGCGTCCGGGCCGTGGAGACCCGGGATGGCCGACGCCTCGGCTCGGTGCTCCTCAAGCGCATCCCGTGGTCGAAGACCGTGAGCGACGGCCGCCCCGAAGACATCGAGATCGGCTGGCACTTCCACCCCGACGCCTGGGGATCGGGGTACGCCACCGAGGCGGCCACCGCGGTGCTCGCCGTCGCTCGTGACGGCGGCATCTCCCGGGTGGTCGCGGTCACGAACCCGGCGAACTCGGCGTCGGGAGCGGTCGCCGAGAGGATCGGGCTCCGTGCCGTCGGCGAGACGGACGACTACTACGACACCACGTGCGCGCTGTACGTCGGGGAGGCCGGCGCGTGA
- a CDS encoding siderophore-interacting protein — MMSNPTLGARLEPRRHALIFRSATLATRTFLTPSYVRLRLEGAELRGFHSPGADDHIRVFFPANATNTADELRSAPSREYTPVCWDADEGWLDIDVALHGAGVGSRWAETAPLGAPVGVGGPRGSMVLVGRPDAWLLAGDETAVPAIRRFAASMDDDAVGRIAIEVLDAAHDLPVAAPPGVEVVQVHRGDRPAGDELADWLDALDVEEQPDGCVFGFVAAEQSIVRAGRALLLQRWSGDPGATIVKGYWKRGTAEYHAPH; from the coding sequence ATGATGTCGAACCCGACTCTCGGAGCCCGCCTCGAACCGCGCCGACACGCGCTGATCTTCCGGTCGGCGACCCTCGCGACACGCACCTTCCTCACCCCGAGCTACGTCCGCCTCCGCCTCGAGGGCGCCGAACTGCGCGGGTTCCACTCCCCCGGGGCCGACGACCACATCCGCGTGTTCTTCCCCGCGAACGCCACGAACACCGCCGACGAGCTCCGCTCGGCACCGAGTCGTGAGTACACTCCGGTGTGCTGGGACGCCGATGAGGGCTGGCTCGACATCGACGTGGCCCTGCACGGCGCAGGCGTCGGCAGCCGGTGGGCCGAGACCGCGCCCCTCGGCGCCCCCGTGGGCGTAGGCGGCCCGCGGGGGTCGATGGTGCTGGTGGGTCGCCCCGACGCCTGGCTCCTGGCCGGGGACGAGACGGCCGTTCCGGCGATCCGTCGCTTCGCCGCATCGATGGACGACGACGCGGTGGGACGCATCGCGATCGAGGTGTTGGATGCTGCGCACGACCTGCCCGTGGCCGCACCCCCGGGCGTGGAGGTGGTGCAGGTTCACCGCGGCGATCGTCCGGCGGGCGACGAGCTCGCCGACTGGCTCGACGCGCTCGACGTCGAGGAGCAGCCCGACGGCTGCGTCTTCGGCTTCGTCGCCGCGGAACAGTCGATCGTCCGCGCGGGGCGGGCACTCCTGCTGCAGCGGTGGTCCGGCGACCCCGGCGCCACCATCGTCAAGGGCTACTGGAAGCGCGGCACCGCGGAGTACCACGCGCCGCACTGA
- a CDS encoding siderophore-interacting protein — MARTNAAQTRVKPEKSELLTLQVRHRRRLSPSFARVTLGGDDLSRFTPLGRDQWFRLFLPVSENSLTRLPNRLDTLAYFRYLAIAKTERPVLRNYSVAAFRLTGERGPELDVDFVLHGSAAEGTAGPAATWAETCEPGDAVAILDEGILFTPPADLGGPLAVVGDETALPAIAGILSSLPSEVVGTALIEVPAPGDVRDLDAPAGVEVRWIVRVDPQSTPGAAVRDAAVEASAGAVPPAYAWVAGEQSLVAAMRRHWVRTGVDKRAISFTGYWRAPRGH; from the coding sequence ATGGCCCGCACCAACGCCGCGCAGACGCGCGTGAAGCCCGAGAAGAGCGAACTGCTCACCCTGCAGGTGCGACACCGACGACGTCTCTCGCCCTCCTTCGCCCGTGTGACGCTCGGCGGCGACGACCTCTCGCGGTTCACTCCGCTCGGTCGCGACCAGTGGTTCCGGCTGTTCCTCCCGGTGTCGGAGAACTCGCTCACACGGCTGCCGAACCGGCTCGACACTCTCGCCTACTTCCGGTACCTCGCGATCGCCAAGACGGAGCGGCCCGTGCTTCGCAACTACAGCGTCGCCGCCTTCCGCCTCACCGGTGAGCGCGGACCCGAACTCGACGTCGACTTCGTCCTCCACGGCTCCGCCGCCGAGGGGACCGCGGGGCCGGCCGCGACGTGGGCGGAGACGTGCGAGCCTGGTGACGCGGTGGCGATCCTCGACGAGGGAATCCTGTTCACGCCGCCCGCGGATCTCGGCGGTCCTCTCGCGGTGGTGGGTGACGAGACGGCCCTCCCCGCGATCGCGGGAATCCTGTCCTCCCTTCCCTCGGAGGTCGTGGGAACGGCGCTGATCGAGGTTCCCGCTCCGGGGGATGTGCGCGACCTCGACGCTCCCGCCGGTGTCGAGGTGCGCTGGATCGTTCGCGTCGATCCTCAGTCCACGCCGGGGGCCGCCGTCCGCGACGCGGCCGTCGAGGCGAGTGCGGGGGCCGTGCCGCCGGCCTACGCGTGGGTCGCGGGGGAGCAGTCGCTCGTCGCGGCGATGCGTCGACACTGGGTGCGCACCGGTGTCGATAAGCGCGCGATCTCGTTCACGGGCTACTGGCGCGCGCCGCGAGGGCACTGA
- a CDS encoding DNA-3-methyladenine glycosylase 2 family protein: MRSTGVQTRQAPRELAVPAERPLESEYRPAHPVDIGRAVAAQRHGRNDPTYFSARPLREGGVVWRASRTPRGVATLAIRQSAGGAVRAAAWGPGAEWALDQLPALCGKLDEPTDFDASRHPLVAEWHRRHPDLRIGRTDLVFDALVSAIMEQKVTSMQAFSAWRSIVTWYGERAPGPTPRPMFAPPDVEGWRHVPSWAWHRAGLEPPQARTIVETARRGESVVRAASAAVDGEARDRVFISLRGVGIWTSAETRIRAFGDPDAVSVGDYHLAHQVGFALTGHRTDDDGMLELLEPFAGHRQRVIRLIFVGSALEPRRGPRLHPEDHRDR; the protein is encoded by the coding sequence ATGAGGTCGACCGGGGTGCAGACGCGGCAGGCACCGCGCGAGCTGGCGGTGCCTGCCGAGCGCCCCCTCGAGAGCGAGTACCGTCCCGCGCACCCCGTCGACATCGGCCGTGCGGTCGCCGCACAGCGCCACGGTCGCAACGATCCCACGTACTTCTCCGCCCGGCCGCTGCGCGAGGGCGGGGTCGTCTGGCGCGCCAGCCGCACGCCGCGAGGCGTCGCCACCCTCGCCATCCGCCAGAGTGCGGGCGGTGCGGTACGAGCCGCCGCATGGGGGCCGGGAGCCGAGTGGGCGCTCGATCAACTTCCCGCGCTGTGCGGCAAGCTCGACGAACCGACCGACTTCGACGCGTCACGGCATCCCCTGGTCGCCGAGTGGCATCGGCGGCATCCCGACCTCCGTATCGGGCGCACAGACCTCGTCTTCGATGCGCTGGTCAGCGCGATCATGGAGCAGAAGGTCACGAGCATGCAGGCCTTCTCGGCATGGCGCAGCATCGTGACGTGGTACGGCGAACGTGCGCCGGGGCCCACCCCGCGGCCGATGTTCGCCCCGCCCGACGTCGAAGGGTGGCGCCACGTGCCCTCGTGGGCCTGGCACCGGGCGGGACTCGAGCCCCCGCAGGCGCGCACGATCGTCGAGACGGCGCGTCGGGGAGAATCGGTGGTGCGCGCGGCGAGCGCCGCGGTCGACGGCGAAGCGCGTGACCGCGTCTTCATCAGCCTGCGCGGCGTGGGTATCTGGACGAGCGCCGAGACACGCATCCGCGCTTTCGGAGATCCGGATGCCGTGAGCGTGGGCGACTACCATCTCGCTCACCAGGTCGGTTTCGCCCTCACCGGTCATCGCACCGACGACGACGGCATGCTCGAACTGCTCGAACCCTTCGCGGGGCACCGGCAGCGTGTCATCCGGCTGATCTTCGTCGGCTCGGCGCTCGAGCCGCGCCGCGGCCCCCGGCTGCACCCCGAAGATCACCGCGATCGGTGA
- a CDS encoding winged helix-turn-helix domain-containing protein, whose amino-acid sequence MSISAVLDRPSAPVARPVPAAAPAPATRVASTPAAPAAPAARPALPAGTSPRGFALYVGIDEAKAAAAGVSLGTLVEALRRTLGELAPAAETYATVALAPAGAGGRDVDVVRLALHEPSAVARTKEEPADEDRAPGGVVVDISRKRVLIDGESAAFTFKEFELLQYLVLREGRTIERTELVASLWEGSTDDDAPGERTIDVHVRRLRAKLGVYEDIVRTVRGVGYRFDRHADVSIRYGHGTPSPDRF is encoded by the coding sequence ATGTCGATCTCCGCCGTTCTCGACCGCCCCTCCGCTCCCGTCGCCCGCCCCGTCCCCGCCGCCGCCCCAGCGCCCGCGACCCGTGTGGCCTCGACTCCTGCAGCCCCGGCCGCTCCCGCAGCTCGCCCCGCCCTCCCCGCCGGGACCTCTCCCCGCGGCTTCGCCCTCTACGTCGGCATCGACGAGGCGAAGGCCGCCGCCGCCGGCGTGAGCCTCGGCACTCTGGTGGAGGCGCTCCGCCGTACCCTCGGCGAGCTCGCCCCCGCCGCCGAGACCTACGCCACCGTCGCCCTCGCCCCCGCCGGTGCGGGCGGCCGTGACGTCGATGTCGTCCGCCTCGCGCTCCACGAGCCGTCCGCCGTCGCCCGCACCAAGGAGGAGCCCGCCGACGAGGACCGCGCGCCCGGCGGCGTGGTCGTCGACATCTCACGCAAGCGCGTGCTGATCGATGGCGAGTCCGCGGCCTTCACGTTCAAGGAGTTCGAGCTGCTGCAGTACCTCGTGCTGCGCGAGGGCCGCACGATCGAGCGCACCGAGCTCGTGGCATCCCTCTGGGAGGGCTCGACCGACGACGACGCTCCGGGCGAGCGCACCATCGACGTGCACGTGCGTCGCCTGCGCGCCAAGCTCGGCGTGTACGAGGACATCGTGCGGACGGTCCGCGGCGTCGGCTACCGCTTCGACCGGCACGCCGACGTCTCGATCCGCTACGGTCACGGCACCCCCTCGCCCGACCGCTTCTGA
- a CDS encoding GNAT family N-acetyltransferase — MADLLFADDKTASRFTLHKGDDLVSVLDYRDDGRTVALTRAFTIPTFRGHGYAAVITERAVDAIETAGNREILPVCWYVGEWFEAHPERAGLLKQRS; from the coding sequence ATGGCCGACCTGCTCTTCGCCGACGACAAGACCGCATCCCGTTTCACCCTGCACAAGGGAGACGACCTCGTCTCGGTCCTCGACTATCGCGACGACGGGCGCACCGTCGCCCTCACGCGCGCGTTCACCATTCCGACGTTCCGCGGGCACGGCTATGCCGCCGTGATCACCGAGCGCGCGGTCGACGCGATCGAGACGGCGGGCAATCGGGAGATCCTCCCCGTGTGCTGGTACGTCGGGGAGTGGTTCGAGGCGCACCCGGAGCGGGCCGGTCTCCTGAAGCAACGCTCCTGA
- a CDS encoding exonuclease SbcCD subunit D, which yields MRILHTSDWHIGRSFHGHSTLEALDGVLEVLVAQVTQHDVDVVVVAGDVFDSATPSAACYPLLSRTVAALAAAGARVVVTSGNHDSAARLGFQSSLLRSDITVITDPLSVGTPVTVHDEHGPVHIYGIPYLEPAIVRHVWDDIELRSQAQTMQYALDLVRTDLAERGGRSVVAAHCFAAGVEATPGVEREIRQGGLDVVPLRAFDGPDYVALGHIHGRQQVSERVRYAGAPLHYSFGEAGKPRGSWLVDLDARGLSSVSWLDLPVPRPLVTLRAPLDDLLNDPAFDGHDEHWVRAEYTDPTPQPDPMRRLQARFPWCATVVHAPAQTRPDDGVGYARRVRAARDDAEIIDAFLAHVREGEGASPAERELIREVLDARAVTEARS from the coding sequence ATGCGGATCCTGCACACCTCCGACTGGCACATCGGGCGCTCTTTCCACGGGCACTCCACCCTCGAGGCGCTCGACGGTGTGCTCGAGGTGCTCGTCGCGCAGGTGACGCAGCACGATGTCGACGTCGTCGTCGTCGCCGGCGACGTGTTCGACTCCGCCACGCCCTCGGCGGCGTGCTATCCGCTGCTCTCCCGCACCGTCGCGGCGCTCGCCGCGGCGGGTGCGCGCGTCGTCGTCACCAGCGGCAACCACGACTCGGCCGCGCGGCTGGGCTTCCAGTCGTCCCTCTTGCGGTCGGACATCACGGTGATCACCGATCCGTTGTCGGTCGGCACGCCGGTCACGGTGCACGATGAGCACGGCCCGGTCCACATCTACGGCATCCCCTACCTCGAGCCCGCGATCGTCCGTCACGTCTGGGACGACATCGAGCTGCGCAGCCAGGCACAGACCATGCAGTACGCGCTCGACCTCGTCCGCACCGATCTCGCGGAGCGCGGCGGGCGGTCCGTCGTCGCGGCGCACTGCTTCGCCGCCGGAGTCGAGGCGACACCCGGCGTCGAGAGAGAGATCCGCCAGGGAGGTCTCGACGTCGTCCCTCTGCGGGCGTTCGACGGACCCGACTATGTCGCCCTGGGGCACATCCACGGGCGCCAGCAGGTGTCCGAGCGCGTGCGCTACGCGGGCGCACCGCTGCACTACAGCTTCGGCGAGGCGGGGAAGCCCCGCGGGTCGTGGCTCGTCGACCTCGACGCTAGGGGTCTCTCGAGCGTCAGCTGGCTCGACCTCCCGGTCCCGCGTCCGCTCGTCACCCTCCGCGCCCCTCTCGACGACCTTCTGAACGACCCGGCGTTCGACGGCCACGACGAGCACTGGGTGCGCGCCGAATACACCGATCCGACCCCTCAACCCGACCCGATGCGTCGTCTGCAGGCGCGGTTCCCGTGGTGCGCCACGGTCGTCCACGCGCCCGCGCAGACGCGCCCCGACGACGGGGTGGGCTACGCGCGCCGGGTGCGCGCGGCGCGCGATGACGCCGAGATCATCGACGCCTTTCTCGCTCATGTCCGTGAAGGCGAGGGTGCCTCTCCCGCCGAGCGCGAGCTCATCCGCGAGGTGCTCGATGCGCGTGCCGTGACGGAGGCCCGCTCATGA